A single genomic interval of Pseudorca crassidens isolate mPseCra1 chromosome 19, mPseCra1.hap1, whole genome shotgun sequence harbors:
- the CASKIN2 gene encoding caskin-2, translating into MGREQDLILAVKNGDVTGVQKLVAKVKATKTKLLGSTKRLNVNYQDADGFSALHHAALGGSLELIALLLEAQATVDIKDSNGMRPLHYAAWQGRLEPVRLLLRASAAVNAASLDGQIPLHLAAQYGHYEVSEMLLQHQSNPCLVNKAKKTPLDLACEFGRLKVAQLLLNSHLCVALLEGEAKDPCDPNYTTPLHLAAKNGHREVIRQLLRAGIEINRQTKTGTALHEAALYGKTEVVRLLLEGGVDVNIRNTYNQTALDIVNQFTTSQASREIKQLLREASGILKVRALKDFWNLHDPTALNVRAGDVITVLEQHPDGRWKGHIHESQRGTDRVGYFPPGIVEVVSKRVGVLAPRLPCASTTLRPGLSRTPQPPADDSLHPLTYGQLPRVGLSPDSPAGDRNSVGSEGSVGSIRSAGSGQSSEGTNGHSTGLLIENAQPLPSAGEDQVLPGLHPPSLADNPNHRPLANYRSGEQLFTQDVRPEQLLEGKDAQAIHNWLSEFQLESYTAHFLQAGYDVPTISRMTPEDLTAIGVTKPGHRKKIASEIAQLSIAEWLPNYIPADLLEWLCALGLPQYHKQLVSSGYDSMGLVADLTWEELQEIGVNKLGHQKKLMLGVKRLAELRRGLLQGEAPGDGGRRLARAPELMAIEGLENGDGPAVAGPRLLTFQGSELSPELQAAMAGGGPEPLPLPPARSPSQESIGARSRGSGHSQEQPASQPSGGDPNTPQERNLPEGTERPPKLCSPLPGQGAPPYVFMYPQGSPSSPAPGPPPGAPRAFSYLAGPLATPPDPPRPKRRSHSLSRPSPAEGEAEGEAEGPVDSALGSYATLTRRPGRSALARTSPSPTPTRGAPRSQSFALRARRKGPPPPPPKRLSSVSGPTLEPPPPPDGSPAPKEGAPGPRRRTLSEPTGPSEPPSLPAPAGAASDTEEEDPGPEGTPPSRGSSGEGLPFAEEGNLTIKQRPKPAGPPPRETPVPAGLDFNLTESDTVKRRPKCREREPLQTALLAFGVAGATPGPPAALSPQTPGESPSASASPPRPDPSSLPNPGAPAPLSPSPPTQAPMAPCPGPALENSRRPGEMEPPAPPAALLKVPGAGTAPKPVSVACTQLAFSGPKLAPRLGPRPVPPPRPENTGATGPGRAQQRLEQTSSSLAAALRAAEKSIGAEEREGPPGTSTKHILDDISTMFDALANQLDAMLD; encoded by the exons AGCTCCTTGGCTCCACGAAGAGACTCAACGTCAACTACCAGGATGCTGATGG GTTCTCGGCTCTCCACCACGCCGCCCTGGGGGGCAGCCTGGAGCTCATAGCCTTGCTGCTGGAGGCTCAGGCCACCGTTGACATCAAGGACAGCAATG GCATGCGCCCGCTGCACTATGCAGCCTGGCAGGGCCGGCTGGAGCCCGTGAGGCTGCTGCTGCGGGCCTCCGCGGCCGTGAACGCCGCCTCGCTGGATGGGCAGATCCCGCTGCACCTGGCTGCCCAGTACGGACACTATGAAGTG tcAGAAATGCTCCTCCAGCATCAGTCCAACCCGTGCCTGGTCAACAAGGCCAAGAAGACGCCCTTGGACCTGGCCTGCGAATTTGGACGGCTCAAG GTGGCCCAGCTGTTACTGAACAGCCACTTATGTGTGGCACTGCTGGAGGGGGAGGCCAAGGACCCGTGTGACCCCAACTATACCACACCCCTGCACTTGGCTGCCAAGAACGGCCACAGAGAGGTCATCAG GCAGCTCCTGAGAGCTGGGATTGAGATCAACCGCCAGACCAAGACAGGCACGGCTCTCCACGAGGCCGCGCTGTATGGCAAGACCGAGGTGGTGCGGCTGCTCCTGGAG GGTGGGGTGGACGTGAACATACGGAACACGTATAACCAGACGGCACTGGACATCGTGAATCAGTTCACCACCTCCCAGGCCAGCCGTGAAATCAAGCAGCTACTGCGGG aGGCCTCAGGGATCCTGAAGGTCCGAGCACTCAAGGATTTCTGGAACCTCCACGATCCCACTGCCCTCAACGTCCGGGCAGGGGACGTCATCACG GTGCTTGAGCAGCACCCCGACGGCCGCTGGAAGGGCCACATCCACGAGAGCCAGAGGGGCACGGACCGCGTGGGCTACTTTCCCCCAGGCATCGTGGAAGTGGTCAGCAAGCGGGTGGGCGTCCTTGCACCCCGCCTCCCCTGTGCGTCCACCACCCTGCGCCCAGGCCTCTCCAGGACACCACAGCCCCCTGCTGATGACTCCCTGCACCCCCTTACCTATGGCCAGCTGCCTCGGGTGGGCCTCAGCCCAGACAGCCCAG CAGGTGACAGGAACAGTGTGGGCAGCGAGGGCAGCGTGGGCAGCATCCGCAGTGCTGGCAGCGGACAGAGTTCCGAGGGCACCAACGGCCACAGCACCGGCCTCCTTATTGAGAATGCccag CCACTGCCCTCTGCTGGAGAGGACCAGGTGCTGCCAGGACTGCACCCCCCGTCCCTGGCAG ACAACCCAAACCACCGCCCTCTAGCCAACTACCGCTCCGGGGAGCAGCTCTTCACCCAGGACGTGAGGCCGGAGCAGCTGCTGGAGGGGAAG GACGCTCAGGCCATTCATAACTGGCTCAGCGAGTTCCAGCTGGAGAGCTACACTGCCCACTTTCTGCAGGCTGGCTATGACGTGCCAACTATCAGCCGCATGACACCCGAG GACCTGACGGCCATCGGGGTGACCAAGCCCGGGCACAGGAAGAAGATCGCCTCAGAGATCGCCCAGCTCAGCATCGCCGAGTGGTTACCCAACTATATCCCG GCAGACCTGCTGGAGTGGCTGTGCGCGCTGGGGCTGCCGCAGTACCACAAGCAGCTGGTGAGCAGCGGCTACGATTCCATGGGGCTGGTGGCCGACCTCACTTGGGAGGAGCTGCAGGAGATCGGAGTCAACAAGCTCG GTCATCAGAAGAAGCTCATGCTGGGGGTGAAGCGGCTGGCCGAGCTTCGGCGGGGCCTACTGCAGGGGGAGGCCCCAGGTGACGGCGGCCGCCGGCTGGCCAGGGCCCCGGAGCTGATGGCCATCGAGGGGCTGGAGAATGGGGACGGTCCGGCTGTGGCTGGCCCGCGCCTCCTCACCTTCCAGGGCAGCGAGCTGAGCCCAGAGCTACAGGCGGCCATGGCAGGGGGTGGCCCCGAGCCGctccccctgcctcctgcccGCTCCCCCAGCCAGGAGAGCATCGGGGCACGCTCACGGGGGTCTGGGCACTCACAGGAACAGCCTGCCTCCCAGCCCAGTGGCGGAGACCCCAACACCCCACAGGAGAGGAATCTTCCAGAGGGGACAGAGCGGCCCCCTAAGCTTTGTTCCCCACTTCCTGGCCAAGGGGCCCCCCCTTATGTTTTTATGTACCCCCAGGGCTCGccctccagcccagccccagggccgCCTCCTGGTGCACCCCGGGCCTTCTCCTACTTGGCCGGGCCCCTGGCCACTCCTCCAGACCCGCCTCGGCCCAAGCGCCGGTCCCACAGCCTGAGCCGCCCCAGCCCGGCCGAGGGGGAAGCCGAGGGGGAGGCCGAAGGGCCGGTGGATAGTGCCTTGGGCAGTTACGCCACCCTCACTCGGCGACCAGGACGCAGCGCCCTCGCCCGGACCAGCCCCAGCCCGACGCCAACCCGAGGGGCGCCCCGCAGCCAGTCCTTCGCCCTGCGGGCCCGCCGCAaaggccccccgcccccgccccccaagcgCCTCAGCTCGGTCTCCGGCCCCACCctggagccgccgccgccgccagatGGAAGCCCGGCGCCCAAGGAGGGGGCCCCAGGGCCCCGGAGGCGAACACTCAGTGAACCCACGGGCCCCTCGGAGCCCCCCAGCCTGCCCGCCCCGGCTGGCGCCGCATCGGACACAGAGGAGGAGGACCCAGGGCCCGAGGGGACACCCCCGTCTCGGGGCAGCTCAGGGGAGGGGCTCCCGTTCGCGGAGGAGGGGAACCTGACGATCAAACAGAGGCCCAAGCCGGCGGGCCCCCCACCCCGGGAGACGCCTGTGCCTGCTGGCCTCGACTTCAACCTCACAGAGTCAGACACTGTTAAGCGGAGGCCCAAATGCCGGGAGAGGGAGCCACTGCAGACGGCACTCCTGGCCTTCGGGGTGGCCGGCGCCACGCCCGGCCCCCCTGCCGCCCTGTCCCCGCAGACCCCCGGCGAGTCCCCCTCGGCCTCTGCCAGCCCTCCCCGGCCTGACCCTAGCAGCCTCCCAAACCCCGGAGctccagcccctctctctccCAGCCCCCCGACCCAGGCCCCCATGGCTCCCTGCCCGGGGCCGGCTCTGGAAAACAGTCGGCGGCCCGGGGAGATGGAGCCCCCGGCTCCCCCTGCTGCCCTCCTCAAGGTGCCCGGAGCAG GAACAGCCCCCAAGCCTGTGTCTGTGGCCTGCACCCAGCTGGCATTTTCTGGCCCTAAGCTGGCTCCCCGGCTCGGCCCCCGCCCTGTGCCCCCTCCAAGGCCAGAGAACACTGGGGCCACGGGCCCAGGCCGGGCCCAGCAGAGACTGGAGCAGACCAGCTCATCCCTGGCAGCTGCCTTGCGGGCCGCGGAGAAGAGCATTGGTGCTGAGGAGCGAGAGGG CCCCCCCGGCACCTCCACCAAGCACATCCTGGATGACATCAGCACCATGTTCGACGCCCTGGCTAACCAGCTGGATGCCATGCTGGACTGA